In Streptomyces sp. NBC_00306, a single genomic region encodes these proteins:
- a CDS encoding GNAT family N-acetyltransferase, producing MNTRDESTQPSSAGPGSTRGAVPGIGELAISGASLEDWHLVARWAADEGWNPGNDDVACYHPTDPAGFFVGRIGDTIVSAVSIVTYSDRYAFLGYYLVHPLHRRKGLGLATWRAAFPHAGDRVVGLDAVPAQQATYGRVGFTAVGENIRYGGRPARSGTPAPGVVSVAPEHLDAIAAYDRECFPADRRDFVSRWLTAAGHRAYARLRDGRVTGYGVIRPALEGHRIGPLFADTTEDAGALFDALTAHLGPDEVVALDVPEARKDAVALAAARGLEPRSVTVRMYNGPAPEVGAERMFGVTSLELG from the coding sequence ATGAACACTCGCGACGAATCCACCCAGCCGTCCTCGGCGGGCCCGGGCAGCACACGCGGCGCGGTACCCGGCATCGGTGAACTCGCCATCAGCGGCGCGTCGTTGGAGGACTGGCACCTGGTGGCCCGCTGGGCCGCCGACGAAGGGTGGAACCCGGGCAACGACGACGTCGCCTGCTACCACCCCACCGACCCGGCGGGCTTCTTCGTCGGCCGGATCGGCGACACGATCGTCTCCGCGGTCTCGATCGTCACCTACTCGGACCGCTACGCCTTCCTCGGCTACTACCTCGTGCACCCGCTGCACCGCCGGAAGGGCCTCGGCCTCGCGACCTGGCGGGCCGCCTTCCCGCACGCCGGCGACCGCGTCGTCGGCCTGGACGCGGTACCCGCCCAGCAAGCCACCTACGGACGCGTCGGCTTCACCGCGGTGGGCGAGAACATCCGGTACGGCGGCCGCCCCGCCCGGTCGGGCACGCCCGCACCCGGAGTGGTCTCCGTGGCCCCGGAGCACCTGGACGCGATCGCCGCGTACGACAGGGAGTGCTTCCCCGCCGACCGGCGGGACTTCGTCTCCCGCTGGCTGACCGCGGCCGGCCACCGGGCGTACGCGCGGCTGCGGGACGGCCGCGTCACGGGCTACGGGGTGATCCGTCCCGCGCTCGAAGGCCACCGCATCGGCCCGCTGTTCGCCGACACCACCGAGGACGCCGGCGCACTCTTCGACGCCCTCACCGCACACCTCGGCCCGGACGAGGTGGTCGCCCTCGACGTACCCGAAGCCCGGAAGGATGCCGTCGCGCTCGCCGCGGCACGGGGCCTCGAACCCCGGTCGGTCACCGTCCGGATGTACAACGGGCCGGCGCCGGAGGTGGGGGCGGAGCGCATGTTCGGGGTCACCTCACTCGAACTCGGCTAG
- a CDS encoding streptophobe family protein, producing the protein MSHEEIRDRDRPARASHGWLQALVAVLAGVVALLVTAALGLWAAGAAELPGGAFPSVVAAVVVMAVGGSVELSGDAGLIAETSAGLTVLPLSVTLAGAVVIAEGFLRPLRHRAVASARELAGWAGRLAVLWAIALIALAAVARHSFAVPLGEGTVSDIGDLLDSAPQVGFRANIPVTVVLGLVWLAGLLLLAVLVSRKTPLPGRLLRFQESVRPAAFAMVVLLLAYVVLGIVVGLVVAATRGHTAETLAVILLGLPNLAWIAFTVGLGATWDGKVEGPFGLPVPQILDEVLRTPGGSTVNLSSLTERDSRAWWLLVVAAVLLLGAAFLMAVRSPARVRPWQHAVHMAVALVLTVLTVCLVARLTAHYGLSLLGIGDIDGGLGGDVFLRPRLWSALGLAALWGLVTGFLGSLPALRVHRRGEVGTTDV; encoded by the coding sequence GTGAGCCACGAGGAGATCCGCGACCGCGACCGGCCCGCCCGTGCCTCGCACGGCTGGCTCCAAGCACTGGTGGCAGTGCTCGCCGGCGTGGTGGCCCTCCTCGTCACGGCAGCCCTCGGTCTGTGGGCCGCCGGGGCCGCCGAACTGCCCGGAGGCGCCTTTCCCTCCGTCGTCGCGGCGGTCGTCGTGATGGCGGTCGGCGGCTCCGTCGAGCTCTCCGGGGACGCCGGGCTCATCGCCGAGACGAGCGCGGGACTCACCGTGCTGCCCCTCTCGGTGACACTGGCCGGCGCCGTGGTCATCGCCGAGGGCTTTCTGCGCCCTCTGCGGCACCGCGCCGTCGCGAGCGCCCGCGAGCTGGCCGGCTGGGCCGGCCGGCTCGCCGTGCTGTGGGCGATCGCCCTCATCGCCCTGGCTGCCGTCGCCCGGCACTCCTTCGCCGTCCCACTGGGCGAAGGGACCGTCTCCGACATCGGTGACCTGCTCGACTCCGCCCCACAGGTCGGCTTCCGCGCTAACATCCCCGTCACCGTCGTCCTGGGACTGGTGTGGCTCGCGGGCCTCCTCCTGCTGGCCGTACTCGTCTCGCGCAAGACCCCGCTGCCCGGCCGTCTGCTGCGTTTCCAGGAGTCGGTGCGCCCGGCGGCATTCGCCATGGTCGTCCTGCTGCTCGCCTACGTCGTCCTGGGCATCGTCGTGGGACTCGTCGTCGCGGCGACCCGCGGGCACACCGCCGAGACGCTCGCGGTGATCCTGCTCGGGCTGCCCAACCTCGCCTGGATCGCCTTCACCGTCGGACTCGGCGCCACCTGGGACGGCAAGGTCGAGGGCCCCTTCGGGCTGCCCGTGCCGCAGATTCTCGACGAAGTCCTTCGCACACCGGGCGGGTCCACGGTCAACCTGAGTTCGCTCACCGAGCGGGACAGCCGCGCCTGGTGGCTGCTCGTCGTGGCCGCGGTACTCCTGCTGGGCGCGGCCTTCCTGATGGCCGTGCGCTCACCCGCCCGCGTCCGGCCGTGGCAGCACGCCGTGCACATGGCCGTCGCACTCGTCCTCACGGTGCTGACCGTCTGCCTCGTCGCCCGGCTGACCGCGCACTACGGACTGTCGCTGCTGGGCATCGGGGACATCGACGGAGGTCTCGGCGGTGATGTGTTCCTGCGGCCGCGGCTGTGGTCCGCCCTGGGGCTCGCCGCCCTGTGGGGACTGGTCACCGGCTTCCTCGGCAGCCTGCCGGCACTGCGTGTCCACCGGCGCGGCGAGGTCGGGACCACCGACGTCTGA
- a CDS encoding DUF6777 domain-containing protein, whose translation MSAEQPPSERPTGPPSGPLSGPSRGGPTPPPGPPPGPSSGGGPSGPGGPGGTGGSGGTGGSGTPTGGPGDGGQRPWWRSVPKVATIAVALVAAVALIVVFTRPDGGSGSGSEVFLQAAGTAGPDPYTPSTAREDAPTDESAQPTATAKAANQTQSVVGSTPGLYGGTRKVASCNVEQQVTYLTDNPAKNTAFASVVDVEPGAVPAYLRSLTPVQLRLDTRVTNHGYRDGKPTSYQAVLQTGTAVLIDDRGVPTVRCACGNPLQEPKELKGTPKRTGDAWPGYRPEKEVIVAPAPQPVKEFVVFDGENDDWFERPAGGTGGSDKKTAPPKKPLPSAPTPGTSPSGSSGSACPSPGGKCPPPSPSSPPSNPPDSPSEPPPSQPQSPEPPPTQSPEPPPPPPPPPQSDSADTGNTASAPDSPPPAPAG comes from the coding sequence GTGAGCGCCGAACAGCCACCGTCCGAACGCCCCACAGGTCCACCGTCAGGCCCCTTGTCCGGACCGTCGCGGGGAGGACCGACGCCACCACCCGGCCCGCCGCCCGGCCCGTCGAGCGGCGGTGGCCCGAGCGGACCGGGCGGACCCGGCGGTACGGGCGGCTCCGGCGGAACGGGCGGCTCCGGCACTCCCACGGGAGGGCCCGGCGACGGAGGGCAGCGCCCGTGGTGGCGCTCCGTACCCAAGGTGGCCACGATCGCCGTCGCGCTGGTGGCCGCCGTGGCGCTGATCGTCGTCTTCACCCGCCCCGACGGAGGCTCCGGCTCCGGCAGCGAGGTGTTCCTCCAGGCCGCGGGTACGGCCGGCCCCGATCCCTACACCCCCTCCACCGCACGCGAGGACGCGCCCACCGACGAGTCGGCGCAGCCGACCGCGACCGCGAAGGCCGCGAATCAGACGCAGAGCGTGGTGGGCTCAACACCCGGTCTGTACGGGGGAACCCGCAAGGTCGCCAGCTGCAATGTCGAGCAGCAGGTCACCTACCTCACCGACAATCCGGCCAAGAACACGGCCTTCGCCTCGGTCGTGGATGTCGAGCCCGGCGCCGTACCCGCGTATCTGCGCTCGTTGACGCCCGTCCAGCTGCGACTGGACACCCGCGTCACCAACCACGGCTACCGGGACGGCAAGCCGACCAGCTACCAGGCGGTGCTCCAGACCGGCACGGCCGTCCTCATCGACGACCGCGGCGTCCCGACGGTGCGCTGTGCCTGCGGCAACCCGCTCCAGGAGCCCAAGGAGCTGAAGGGCACACCGAAGCGCACGGGCGACGCCTGGCCCGGCTACCGTCCGGAAAAGGAAGTGATCGTCGCGCCCGCGCCGCAGCCGGTCAAGGAGTTCGTGGTCTTCGACGGCGAGAACGACGACTGGTTCGAACGCCCCGCGGGCGGCACCGGCGGCAGCGACAAGAAGACGGCACCCCCGAAGAAGCCGCTCCCCTCGGCGCCCACACCGGGCACCTCCCCCTCGGGCTCGTCCGGGTCCGCGTGTCCGTCGCCGGGCGGGAAATGCCCGCCGCCGTCACCCAGTTCACCGCCCTCGAACCCGCCGGACTCACCTTCTGAGCCCCCGCCCTCGCAACCGCAGAGCCCGGAACCCCCGCCCACCCAGTCCCCGGAGCCACCGCCGCCACCTCCACCGCCGCCGCAGTCCGACTCGGCGGACACGGGCAACACCGCATCGGCACCGGACTCACCGCCGCCGGCCCCGGCCGGTTAG
- a CDS encoding amino acid permease: MSERMSAPRLKNRHRHDGAVALDDDATLHAMGYPRKLTRRFRAFDNFAISFTIINIISGIFSAFGFGMGAGGPRILVLGWIGVSVMVLFVGAAMGEIASAYPTSGALYFSAGKLAKRNRGAWSWYTGWLNFVGQVGGTAATGYAAATFIQAFVVMQWPGYEITGQRTVLITTLIVLLQALANTYTVQLVAALNRISVWWLLIGMVVIVVCLAFIPTHHQSPSFVTHFVNNTGFSNGLYAAMLGLLVTSWTFTGFDGSFHMSEETVKATVNTPRGIMRAIGCSAVAGLVLMLALVYAIRDYAATASASAPPVQILIDGLGASTAKLLLLIVIGAMLFCGLANMTSNTRQIFAFSRDGAMPGSQLWHSVSLRTRTPVKAVWLAAACSLVLIIPAWWSHTAFTAIVSVNVVGLYLAYGVPIFLRLRLGDAFEAGPWSLGRWGKPVARVAVTWIVFSSVLFMLPQVSPITGTTFNYAPIALGVVLLIATVWWFATARRRFQGPVSYGSPDEVAAMDLI; encoded by the coding sequence GTGTCCGAGCGTATGTCCGCACCCCGATTGAAGAACCGTCATCGCCACGACGGCGCCGTCGCTCTGGATGACGACGCGACCCTGCATGCGATGGGTTATCCGCGAAAGCTCACGCGGCGATTCCGCGCATTCGACAATTTCGCCATTTCCTTCACCATCATCAACATCATCTCCGGAATCTTCTCGGCCTTCGGATTCGGCATGGGCGCCGGCGGCCCGCGGATTCTGGTCCTGGGGTGGATAGGCGTGTCCGTCATGGTGCTGTTCGTCGGCGCCGCGATGGGCGAGATCGCGTCCGCGTATCCGACGAGCGGGGCGCTGTACTTCTCGGCCGGCAAGCTCGCCAAACGGAACCGCGGTGCCTGGTCCTGGTACACCGGCTGGCTGAACTTCGTCGGGCAGGTCGGCGGCACGGCCGCCACGGGGTACGCGGCCGCCACCTTCATCCAGGCATTCGTCGTCATGCAGTGGCCGGGCTACGAGATCACCGGCCAGCGGACGGTGCTCATCACCACCCTGATCGTGCTGCTCCAGGCGCTGGCGAACACCTACACCGTGCAACTCGTCGCCGCCCTGAACCGGATCTCCGTGTGGTGGCTGCTGATCGGCATGGTGGTCATCGTGGTGTGTCTCGCCTTCATACCGACGCACCATCAGTCGCCGTCGTTCGTCACTCATTTCGTGAACAACACCGGCTTCAGCAACGGTCTGTACGCCGCAATGCTCGGTCTCCTGGTGACCAGTTGGACGTTCACCGGCTTCGACGGCAGTTTCCACATGTCGGAAGAGACAGTGAAGGCGACCGTCAACACCCCCAGGGGCATCATGCGGGCGATCGGGTGCTCGGCGGTCGCCGGCCTCGTCCTCATGCTCGCCCTGGTGTACGCGATCCGCGATTATGCGGCTACAGCGAGTGCTTCCGCGCCACCGGTGCAGATTCTCATCGACGGACTCGGCGCGAGCACGGCGAAGCTGCTCCTGCTCATCGTGATCGGCGCCATGCTGTTCTGCGGGCTCGCCAACATGACCAGCAATACGCGGCAGATTTTCGCCTTCTCCCGGGACGGCGCGATGCCCGGCTCGCAGCTGTGGCATTCGGTGTCCCTGCGGACCCGCACGCCCGTCAAGGCGGTTTGGCTGGCGGCCGCGTGTTCGCTCGTCCTGATCATTCCGGCGTGGTGGTCGCACACCGCGTTCACCGCGATTGTGAGTGTCAATGTGGTCGGGCTGTATCTCGCCTACGGCGTGCCCATCTTCCTGCGGCTGCGTCTGGGCGACGCGTTCGAGGCCGGCCCCTGGAGCCTCGGGCGCTGGGGCAAGCCGGTCGCGCGGGTGGCCGTGACCTGGATCGTGTTCAGCAGCGTGCTGTTCATGCTCCCGCAGGTCTCCCCGATCACGGGGACGACCTTCAACTACGCCCCGATCGCCCTCGGGGTCGTCCTCCTCATCGCCACGGTCTGGTGGTTCGCCACCGCACGGCGCCGTTTCCAGGGCCCGGTCAGCTACGGCAGCCCGGACGAGGTGGCCGCCATGGACCTGATCTGA
- a CDS encoding beta-N-acetylglucosaminidase domain-containing protein, translated as MAVGTTSAALPPHRRSRGAHAVALMLSLLEGAPAVAGSPGRAAAGRDDLAPRLFPRPRSVQKRPESVRLPAAVTVVRGASTDAGALALVEEVLHDAGVRAIGRSDDHAPVRDRFVVHVGGHRENGATADALSALGIQGAETMAAEGYVLAVGAGRDGRRHIVLSGADPTGTYYAARTLRRLVHGPKLRGTVIRDWPSLARRGVVDVSRSSPWSHQRRLADLEWLGGHKVNAYYYAPADAPCRGPEGRSLFPPGELARIAELVGHACAHHVEFGYVLSPGRPGQYALGELTAKVAALRNIGVRSFVVAFEDLGGGRRDGAAGTEPRALAHAQARLANALHAECPGHPGVAPLQIAPTACAGPGQNDYLRRLAQELDPGIAVQWSAGSPASRGQRATARRAFGRRLLVRDPGPEGGTPGRLSLGPYAGHGPGLAEEVLGLVTVPPPRASRIALSGFADYAWNDGDYDPERSWSAALDELTGGDEAATDALRAFADVHRTGGTAGRQGGELAALVSEFRRDGHAAPLRKALRAVHEAPAVLRGRLRDPAFLADTGPWLDAAEACGEAALAALESTTAHSTHRRAGAGEPHPSPVPLVDRARSSTEPDSPGAVPAECGPVLAEFVLAALERTAHRPAPGRTSTEARRPRPGRTGETRPLTDGGV; from the coding sequence ATGGCAGTCGGAACCACATCCGCGGCGCTCCCACCCCACCGGCGCTCCCGGGGCGCACATGCCGTCGCCCTGATGCTCTCGCTCCTCGAAGGTGCCCCGGCAGTCGCCGGCAGCCCTGGCCGAGCCGCGGCCGGTCGCGACGACCTCGCGCCGCGGCTGTTCCCGCGGCCCCGTTCGGTGCAGAAGCGTCCCGAGTCCGTCCGCCTTCCGGCGGCGGTGACCGTCGTCCGCGGGGCGTCGACCGATGCCGGCGCCCTGGCCCTCGTCGAGGAGGTGCTCCACGACGCGGGCGTCCGCGCCATCGGCCGGTCGGACGACCACGCGCCCGTACGCGACCGGTTCGTCGTCCACGTCGGCGGCCACCGGGAGAACGGGGCGACGGCCGATGCGCTGAGCGCGCTCGGGATCCAGGGTGCCGAGACCATGGCCGCCGAGGGGTACGTCCTCGCCGTCGGCGCGGGCCGGGACGGTCGCCGTCATATCGTGCTGAGCGGCGCGGACCCCACGGGCACGTACTACGCGGCCCGGACGCTGCGCCGGCTGGTGCACGGGCCGAAGCTGCGGGGGACGGTGATCCGCGACTGGCCCTCGTTAGCGCGGCGCGGAGTCGTCGACGTCTCGCGGAGCTCACCGTGGTCGCATCAGCGCCGCCTCGCCGACCTGGAGTGGCTGGGCGGGCACAAGGTGAACGCGTACTACTACGCGCCCGCGGACGCCCCCTGCCGGGGACCCGAGGGGCGCTCGCTGTTTCCACCGGGTGAACTCGCCCGTATCGCGGAGCTGGTGGGGCACGCCTGCGCCCACCACGTGGAGTTCGGTTACGTCCTCTCCCCCGGCCGGCCGGGGCAGTACGCCCTGGGTGAGCTGACCGCGAAGGTCGCGGCCCTGAGGAACATCGGTGTCCGCAGCTTTGTCGTCGCCTTCGAGGACCTCGGTGGCGGTCGGCGCGACGGCGCGGCGGGCACGGAGCCCAGGGCCCTGGCGCACGCTCAGGCGCGTCTGGCCAATGCCCTCCACGCGGAATGCCCAGGGCACCCCGGAGTGGCACCCCTGCAGATCGCGCCCACCGCGTGCGCAGGCCCGGGGCAGAACGACTACCTACGACGGCTCGCGCAGGAGCTCGATCCCGGCATCGCCGTCCAGTGGAGTGCCGGGAGCCCGGCGTCCCGAGGCCAACGGGCCACCGCACGCCGGGCCTTCGGCCGCCGACTGCTGGTACGGGACCCCGGACCGGAGGGCGGCACACCGGGCAGACTGTCGCTCGGGCCCTACGCCGGACACGGCCCGGGGCTCGCCGAGGAGGTGCTCGGACTGGTCACCGTCCCGCCGCCCCGGGCCTCGCGGATCGCCCTGTCCGGATTCGCCGACTACGCCTGGAACGACGGCGACTACGACCCCGAACGGTCCTGGTCGGCCGCGCTCGACGAACTGACCGGCGGGGACGAGGCCGCCACCGACGCCCTGCGCGCCTTCGCCGACGTCCACCGCACCGGGGGGACGGCCGGTCGTCAGGGCGGTGAACTCGCCGCCCTTGTCTCGGAGTTCCGCCGCGACGGCCACGCGGCTCCGCTGCGCAAAGCGCTCCGCGCGGTCCACGAAGCGCCCGCGGTGCTCCGCGGCCGCCTGCGGGACCCCGCCTTCCTCGCCGACACCGGCCCGTGGCTCGACGCCGCCGAGGCCTGCGGCGAAGCCGCTCTCGCGGCACTGGAGTCGACGACAGCGCACAGCACCCACCGCCGTGCCGGCGCCGGAGAGCCGCACCCTTCACCCGTCCCGCTCGTCGACCGTGCCCGGTCCTCCACCGAGCCGGATTCGCCCGGCGCTGTGCCGGCCGAATGCGGCCCGGTCCTCGCGGAGTTCGTGCTCGCCGCGCTGGAGAGGACCGCCCACCGTCCGGCCCCCGGCCGCACCTCCACCGAGGCCCGCCGCCCGCGTCCGGGCCGGACCGGCGAGACCCGGCCGCTCACCGACGGCGGGGTGTGA
- a CDS encoding DUF6299 family protein, whose amino-acid sequence MITARRATLISSVCIAAALATGLTPGSASAQFAPDTVTVDGVGLIAEDGTLTLSGTYRCSSLRTSPIVISSKATQGDTQVGIGSTTAICDGQEREWRNTGNHMGLLAPGAAQGEASLIELDTSRGFIPIPVVLTTQRGDLTLQQG is encoded by the coding sequence ATGATCACTGCTCGACGCGCAACGCTCATTTCATCGGTCTGTATCGCTGCCGCCCTCGCGACCGGCCTGACGCCCGGCAGCGCGAGTGCTCAATTCGCTCCCGACACCGTCACCGTGGACGGGGTCGGCCTGATCGCGGAGGACGGAACGCTCACGCTGAGCGGCACCTACCGCTGTTCGTCACTGCGCACCAGCCCGATCGTCATCAGCTCCAAGGCCACCCAGGGCGACACCCAGGTCGGCATCGGGAGCACCACGGCGATCTGCGACGGCCAGGAGCGCGAGTGGCGCAACACCGGCAACCACATGGGCCTGCTGGCGCCCGGGGCCGCACAGGGCGAGGCGTCGCTCATCGAACTGGACACCTCGCGCGGCTTCATCCCGATCCCCGTCGTCCTCACCACCCAGCGCGGCGATCTGACCCTCCAGCAGGGCTGA
- a CDS encoding serine/threonine-protein kinase — MARSPHDTGLPTGRPSDLVGQQIAGYRVENEIGRGGMAVVYRAKDLRLDRTVALKLLAPELARNDTFRQRFTHESRVAAAIDHPHIVPVFEAGETEGILYIAMRYVAGQDLRALLDRKGPLPIATAGRIAAQVASALDAAHTHDLVHRDVKPGNILVAEGTDSEHPEHVYLTDFGLTKKSLSLTGFTSVGQFVGTLDYVAPEQISGRPVDGRCDVYSFACVVYETLAGTPPFQRDDDMALLWAHQFDPPPPLTSKRADLPAAVDGVLAKALAKSPDDRYGSCLQFVASLRAAARSGTEAGHPPAHGDLAAVAGAVDPGPPPPPPSWAMPVFPGLPA; from the coding sequence ATGGCGAGAAGTCCGCACGACACCGGTCTGCCGACCGGAAGGCCCTCCGACCTGGTCGGACAGCAGATCGCGGGCTACCGCGTGGAGAACGAGATCGGGCGCGGCGGGATGGCGGTGGTGTACCGCGCCAAGGATCTGCGGCTGGACCGTACGGTCGCGCTGAAACTGCTCGCGCCCGAGCTCGCCCGCAACGACACCTTCCGTCAGAGGTTCACCCATGAGTCCCGGGTGGCCGCGGCCATCGATCATCCGCACATCGTCCCGGTCTTCGAGGCGGGCGAGACGGAAGGCATTCTCTACATCGCGATGCGCTATGTGGCGGGGCAGGATCTGCGGGCCCTGCTCGACCGCAAGGGGCCGCTGCCGATCGCCACGGCGGGCCGGATCGCCGCGCAGGTCGCCTCGGCCCTGGACGCCGCACACACCCACGACCTGGTGCACCGGGACGTGAAGCCCGGCAACATCCTGGTCGCCGAGGGCACGGACAGCGAGCACCCCGAGCACGTCTATCTCACCGACTTCGGGCTGACGAAGAAGTCGCTGTCGCTGACGGGGTTCACCTCGGTCGGGCAGTTCGTGGGCACGCTCGACTACGTGGCGCCCGAGCAGATCTCCGGCCGTCCCGTCGACGGCCGGTGCGACGTCTACAGCTTCGCCTGCGTCGTCTACGAGACCCTCGCCGGGACGCCCCCCTTCCAGCGGGACGACGACATGGCGCTGCTGTGGGCCCATCAGTTCGATCCGCCGCCGCCGCTGACGTCGAAGCGCGCCGACCTGCCGGCCGCGGTGGACGGCGTCCTGGCGAAGGCGCTGGCCAAGAGCCCGGACGACCGTTACGGCTCCTGTCTGCAGTTCGTGGCGTCGCTGCGAGCGGCGGCGAGGAGCGGGACCGAGGCAGGGCACCCGCCGGCCCATGGGGATCTGGCCGCGGTAGCGGGGGCCGTGGACCCGGGCCCGCCACCACCGCCGCCGAGCTGGGCCATGCCGGTGTTCCCCGGGCTGCCGGCCTGA